One part of the Tissierellales bacterium genome encodes these proteins:
- a CDS encoding NAD-dependent epimerase/dehydratase family protein: MAKRKILVTGALGQIGSELTMELRRIYGDDNVIASSRRKKEGHENVMESGVFEILDVTDGERISEIVKKHNVNTIIHLAALLSAVAEDKPAAAWNINM, from the coding sequence GTGGCAAAAAGAAAAATTTTAGTAACAGGTGCTCTTGGTCAAATTGGGTCAGAGTTAACTATGGAGCTTAGAAGAATTTATGGAGATGATAATGTTATAGCAAGTAGTAGACGTAAAAAAGAAGGCCATGAGAATGTTATGGAATCTGGAGTTTTTGAAATATTAGATGTAACAGATGGTGAAAGAATATCTGAAATAGTGAAAAAACATAATGTTAATACTATTATTCATTTAGCAGCGTTGTTATCAGCAGTAGCTGAAGATAAACCAGCAGCAGCTTGGAATATTAATATGAA
- a CDS encoding DegV family protein: MCHVLNKSGASNIEKILKERFPKVEISIDELGPIVGAHLGPKGIGYVFISFIGSLYMISML, encoded by the coding sequence ATATGTCATGTATTAAATAAATCAGGAGCTTCAAATATAGAAAAAATTCTAAAGGAAAGATTTCCTAAAGTAGAAATATCTATAGATGAGCTAGGACCAATTGTTGGAGCTCATTTAGGACCCAAGGGTATTGGATATGTTTTTATTAGTTTTATTGGTTCTTTATACATGATAAGTATGTTATAA